The following coding sequences are from one Spea bombifrons isolate aSpeBom1 chromosome 13, aSpeBom1.2.pri, whole genome shotgun sequence window:
- the LOC128472084 gene encoding cytochrome P450 2F3-like — MLSTLLLGVLVILVLYILSTWKKKKQNLPPGPTPWPVIGNIPQIDRLAPYDSLTKLGEKYGNVFTIYFGWNPVVVLYGYSTLRDALLGQADDFSGRAIVPVFERIANRKGLVFSNGPHWQQQRRFSLATLRNFGMGKRSIEDRVTEEAKFLLDFFQGKQGKPFNPAPEITAAVSNVICSIVFGDRFDTEDKTFQTLHKMISENIAFLGQRGFQMYNTYPNILKWLPGEHNKIFENASKLQAFLGGLIENHTLTRDPNCPRDFVDSFLNKIDEEAGNPDSHFTMESLTYTTFNLFIAGTETTASTIRWALRFMLRYPEIQKKIQDEIDNVLGSEKRPSLEDRVRLPYTDAVIHEVQRFASIVPNGLPHEALENINFQGYTIPKGTQIITFLHSALNDKNFWDKPEAFNPERFLQNGKFVKNEALIPFGAGKRSCIGEALAKTEIFIFFVSILQKFTLKPVPGEDGPIELIGGGTRSPKPFNLCAEWRV; from the exons ATGCTGTCTACTCTCCTTCTAGGTGTACTCGTTATACTAGTCCTGTACATCTTGTCTACATGgaaaaagaagaagcagaatTTGCCACCAGGGCCGACTCCTTGGCCCGTTATCGGTAACATACCCCAGATCGACAGACTAGCTCCATATGACAGCTTGACAAAG CTGGGGGAGAAGTACGGGAATGTCTTTACGATCTATTTCGGCTGGAACCCAGTGGTGGTGCTGTACGGATACAGCACCCTGAGGGATGCCCTCTTGGGGCAGGCAGACGATTTCAGCGGAAGGGCTATTGTGCCCGTCTTTGAAAGGATTGCAAACAGAAAAG GACTGGTGTTCTCCAACGGCCCTCACTGGCAGCAGCAAAGACGCTTCTCCTTGGCCACCTTGCGTAATTTTGGGATGGGAAAGCGAAGCATCGAGGACCGCGTGACGGAGGAAGCCAAGTTCCTGCTGGATTTTTTTCAGGGAAAGCAGG GGAAACCCTTCAATCCGGCACCAGAGATAACAGCCGCCGTTTCCAACGTTATCTGCTCTATCGTGTTCGGAGACCGCTTCGATACGGAAGACAAGACGTTTCAGACGCTCCACAAGATGATTAGTGAGAACATTGCCTTTCTGGGCCAACGTGGTTTCCAG ATGTACAACACATATCCAAACATCCTGAAGTGGCTTCCTGGGGAGCACAACAAGATCTTTGAAAACGCTTCCAAGCTGCAGGCATTTCTTGGTGGCCTCATAGAGAATCACACTCTCACGCGTGACCCCAACTGTCCTCGGGATTTTGTGGACTCGTTCCTTAACAAGATAGATGAG GAAGCCGGTAACCCGGATTCACACTTTACTATGGAAAGCCTGACATATACAACCTTTAATCTGTTCATTGCCGGGACGGAGACGACAGCGTCCACCATCCGTTGGGCACTGAGGTTTATGCTGAGGTATCCAGAGATTCAAA AGAAAATTCAGGATGAAATCGACAATGTTTTGGGGTCTGAAAAACGTCCATCTCTTGAGGACCGGGTCCGATTACCTTACACCGATGCTGTGATCCACGAGGTGCAAAGGTTTGCCAGCATTGTCCCAAACGGGCTCCCCCATGAGGCGCTGGAGAACATCAACTTCCAGGGCTACACCATACCCAAG GGGACCCAAATCATCACCTTTCTACACTCCGCTCTGAACGACAAGAACTTTTGGGACAAACCAGAGGCGTTCAACCCTGAGAGATTCCTTCAAAATGGCAAATTTGTAAAGAACGAGGCCCTCATACCATTTGGAGCAG GGAAACGGTCTTGCATTGGGGAAGCACTTGCAAAAACTGAaatctttatcttttttgtgaGCATCCTGCAGAAATTCACCCTAAAACCTGTTCCAGGTGAAGATGGACCCATTGAGCTGATTGGAGGAGGGACGCGGTCCCCAAAACCGTTCAATTTGTGTGCTGAATGGCGTGTCTGA
- the LOC128472088 gene encoding aquaporin-8-like produces MAKSDKDIFETELRDMSSTSREVLGGQKHEPNVLEKFVQPCLVELLGSTLFFSIGCLSVLINPEGAGPLIPALAHGLTLASLISVLGNVSGGHFNPAVTLAVVISGGLTPILILPYWICQLSGGMLGALLARGLADEALFLNRTGAACIVHSGTSVGKAVGVEIVLSFFLIFTVLMGALGDRSKTQLAPYSVAFTVVAGILTGGSISGSCLNPARALGPAVVSGYWDYHWVYWVGPIAGALIVSIIYRFLLAGRSHRLFFK; encoded by the exons ATGGCCAAATCTGATAAGGATATATTTGAGACAGAGCTGCGAGATATGAGCTCGACATCCAGAGAGGTCCTCGGTGGCCAGAAGCATGAGCCCAACGTCCTGGAGAAGTTTGTCCAGCCTTGCTTGGTGGAGCTGCTTGGGAGCACCTTATTCTTCTCCATAGGATGTCTATCTGTGCTTATAAACCCAGAAGGTGCCGGACCCCTGATACCTGCACTTGCACACGGGCTCACGCTGGCATCGCTAATCTCTGTCCTCGGCAATGTAAG TGGTGGACATTTCAACCCGGCCGTTACTCTAGCCGTGGTAATCTCTGGCGGCCTGACTCCTATACTGATTTTACCCTACTGGATCTGCCAGCTGTCCGGAGGAATGCTAGGGGCCCTGCTGGCAAGA gGACTGGCAGACGAGGCTTTGTTTTTGAATCGGACGGGGGCGGCCTGTATTGTCCACAGTGGAACCTCTGTTGGGAAAGCAGTGGGAGTGGAAATAGTCCTGAGTTTTTTCTTGATCTTCACTGTGTTGATGGGAGCCTTGGGTGACCGATCCAAAACTCAACTTGCTCCGTACTCTGTGGCTTTCACTGTTGTGGCGGGAATTTTAACAGG AGGTTCAATATCAGGCTCCTGTCTCAACCCAGCTCGAGCGCTGGGCCCCGCCGTGGTCAGCGGTTACTGGGATTATCACTGGGTGTACTGGGTTGGCCCTATTGCCGGGGCCCTCATCGTGTCTATTATATACAG GTTTCTGTTGGCTGGAAGGTCTCATAGATTATTCTTCAAATAA